TGGCATGTCTGACCTAATCTCAGGGGGCTGCAGGCTGATGTGTGAAGCCAGATGTTGTCAATATGCTGAAAGGCCTCCACCCCCTCCTGCACATTTGTAATTCTTATCATTTGCATCATTAGAGTCACAGGCCTGAAACTGTAGCTGATGATTTTCAGTTGCCTTGCATTTTAAAGCACCTTATCCTTTCTCTGCTTTTCCTTCTATACACCACCAGGGGGAACCAATTGTGGGAATAGTGCAAGACAAGCCTTCCCACCCACTCCTGATACAGAGATAAACACTGAGCAGTTATTTCACGGCCTTGTCAACAAATCATCGCCAAAACACGCAGTCCATTAAGTAGCTTCTATGATAAACACCAGCAGATAAATTAGTACTTGTTCCATGAGCTGACAGCTAGTATTTAAGATAGGAGCACAGCAACAAATAAAAGATCACAAATAAGTTATAAGTTTGTGTGTAAACCCAAGAAGATATTACTGCAACAGTTTTAGGACTCACCTTTTTGTTTATCAAAGCCCTCCAGGAAAGTTGATGCAATAGGCTTTCCCAGGTCTCCTTTGCCCTCGCTGGTGATTTTGTGCATGTCTTCCTGGTGGGGCTTTTCTGATCGCACCTCGGGAGGCACGGCCGCAGTTGGGGGCTTTGGTTTGCTAGGGCGATCCTCCTCCGTTTTCACTGGGCTCTTGATCTTTTCTGAAACCAGGGGCTCAACGGGCGCCCCCTCAGTGGTACTGCGGGGAGGGACAGTGCTGGGAACCAGGGGGGAGGGAGGGCTGACTCCCAGTTTGGGGCCACTGAAGCCTTGCTCTCTCTTTGGGCTTTCTTCGGACGCGGACTCAATGAAGAGATCACTGTCAAGCTCTGCCTCCCTCTCTTCCCTCAGTATGCTGTAAGCTGTGGGTGGAGCGTGACTGCCAGCGAGGCCTAAACCACCCTTGGCAACTGGGGGACTGTCAAAGGGGTTGTTAGGCTGGCTGAACGTGCCCTTGCTTTTAGGTGGCTGGGCAAATGGGTTGCTACTGGCCTTAGGAGGTTCCTCAGACACCAGCTCAATCTCAGAGTCCCCAGACTCTGCGCTGCTGCCATCATGGTCCCTGCCACTGCCCTTTGTGCCTGGGCTGCTTTTGGAAACTGCATCAGACTTGAATATGTCATGGGAGGGGAAATCTTTTTCTGCTCACAAAGAAATCCAGAGAAAAAAAGGCATTAGTGTCTTCCTTGCAAATCTGGACACACAGTATGTGCATACATGACTTAAAGCTAGATTACATAACTTttgaaagaataaataaaactctTTCTTTTAGCAAATAAAATCTATGTCTACAAGTGCTAAATGTTAGCATTTTCTCCTATTAATATGGTAATTTGCACACCCCAGCCACAGTGAAAAAACTTAACCTGTAattctaataaataaaaaataaaacttcactaatatatatatatatatgtatgtatatatatatatatatatatatatatatatattgatgcTGATATACCAAGCTACAGACTTTTATCCATGTAGTGCATTCCTTTATCTGAACAGGTgaaaggtgtttgtgtgtgactaTGTGCTTTGCCTACTTGTTGGTGAAGCACTGGGAGTGGAGGCCGGGCTGTCGTCCTCTGGCTCTGACAGCGTGACAGTGGGGACCCCCTGTATGCCCACACTGAGGACGCTTTCACGTTCAGACGCATTGACTGAGGGGGGGTGTGGCGGCGGCTCTGCCTTAGTAGTTGTTGGCTGGGACTCGGTCAAAGTGATCTTCACCGGGCTGGCCGTCTGTGGCGTGTCGCCTAGGTTTCGGTAGGAACGGTAGTCTCCCAGCTCCTCATCAGATGGCTCCTCAACATAGGGGAAAGAATGGGAACCCAGTGCTGGACCTAGATTTTCTTCATCCTCATCTCTTCCGGGGTTCTTATCAATGTAGCTGCCCAATAAGTCATGTCCAGCTGAGCCTTTGTCCAGCAGGCTGTGCAGAGCCCCCTGTTGCTGGTCATGGCGCTCGTCCCCGTGGCTGATGTCCATGTAGTTGTAGGATTCTGTCTTATCTGAGCCCAGCAGAGATTTTGCTGCATCACTAGCTTGGCTGGAAGTCATCTTGGAGCTGAAGCTGTAGGTGTCACTTGAGAAGTGATCCAAGGAAGAAGAACCTGAAGCGTGGCTAGAGGGCTTCAGGTCGTCAGACAGGTAGGAGGCTTCCTGTCCCGTTGTGAAGCTCTGATTGGACAGCAGGGAAGTGTAGACGTCACCATCATCATTCATAGGCTTCCTGAACAGGCCAGACATGGGATcatctacaaaaacaaccagacagacagaaagcaaaagCGAGAGAGAGGCGTGAAACTTAGGTGACAGATAAGTGTCACACAGAATCAAACCAGCCTGTGCCTGAGCAGtctgattaatgaaaacatccAGTTAAACAAGGCTGCGCTTCAGCTGGATCTGCTGCCAAAAAGAGGGGCTGTGAAAGCAGCACAGTCAGACTGGGTGCCTGTCTGTGCAGATCAGGAGGGATGCGGTAACAGAGCGTACTTGTACCCGACGAGGGACAAAGGGGGATTGTTCAGGCTCCCCCAAAAAACACAGTGTCGGAGCCAAAGTCTGTTCTAAATCATGCGAGCAAAGGGTATTCTGTAATCACATTTCTACTCTGTAATCACCAGTTCTCCATTTTCACAAAATAGTGTCATCAAAATGAGCGTATGCACACATGCTAATGATGCAGCACAGGAACGGTGAGGACCAGGCGGGAAAATAACCAGTCTCACATAATGCAAACTGAAGTGGTAAACAGGTGATTGCTGGCAGGTGTGAGGACTGCTCCCTGCCGTCTTTCTGGACTGTGCTGTGTGTTCCTTTGTGGACTGGGCTGATTTATCCACTTCTCTGGTAAGCTGAAAGGTTTTCATCAGTTGCTTCTAGTCCCTGTAATGTATATTGAGACTGATCCATGAAGATATGGATAGGCAACTTCTGCTTATATTAGGATTATTTTATTGAGCATTTTAGCCTCCCATTACAGGAGTGTAGTCCTGTCCTCTTTATTTCTACTGCTTAAGCAGGTGAGTCAACTCAAGTCAGACATGAGCTGTAGTTGGAGTTGACTCACTTTATAAATTTGTATATCCATGCTTTATTAATGTGGTGTTTTAGTTTATATTGTAATGAAGTTTGCTTACTGATAGGATACTCCCAGTGCTCCAGCAGTGGCTCATGAGCTTCCCACAACCATGATAGtttgatgtttttctcatattttaatatttaataaatgttttaaataattttttgaataagTTAATTTAATATGGTTTTAATAAACACCCATAACAATGACACATAATAACacataaaacaggaagaaatgtcAGAACATTAAGGATCAGGAGCAAAGGTCAAGTCAAGTATTTCCATTTCCtgactttaatttcaattcagttttattttttatagcgCCAAAtaacaacagttgccttaagGTAGGACGAAGACCCTACAAACAATCAAATGTCCTACTATTAGCAGCACGtggcgacagtaggaaggaaaaagaccctttttttcccctccagcagaaccaggctcagggaagggAAGGGGACAAGACAAAACTTTTAATAaatttggatcaactgaagaaTTCATGTCCAGCTTCCAGTCTAAGTTGACAAAGAGTCCCACTTCATATAAAACTGTGCAACATTTTTATCTCATCCTCCTGTCACACATATTGAGACAATGTCCGACATTTTTATTGGTTCTACTTTATAAAAGTAAACATGGCTGAAAGAGACACATCTGCAGGTCTATGGATACATCCCTAACCAAACATGTCTGGATAGTTTGTGTATTTCTTCAGTTTCAGCCTACCCTTTTTTAGTATTGTTCCACTTTGTCCCACACATGCCTACTCTTTGCCCCACATTTAGTTTGTTGGAATCTGGTCACCCTATACCAGTTTCAGTTGTGCAacatgtgtataaaatgaacatCAGCAATCATAGTAGTCCCACGAAAATACAAACTATATGCCATGTAATGTTAATATTTGTATTATGCTGTGTACAAGTCAGAGTTTATGCTTCCACAAATCCAGCTCCTCCCCCCTGCTCTCCAGCCCTGCTTCTCCCAGGGCAGCGGTGGAGCTATAAATAGGCTGGATCCAGCTGCCGGGCTGGATGAAGGGGGAAGATTTTAAATAGCAGCCTTCGGGTTAGCTCTGGAGGATGCAGACTGACTGACAGAAGACCCAACAGGTCAGGACGTCCCGTCCCTCCTTTTGCTTCCTCTGAAAAGCCCCGCCACCCTTCCCTTCTGCTGTCCTCCCAACTGCTGCTTCCTCAGTCATTAACAATACATCATACCGCAGTACAGTGACATAAACACTACACACCCAAACTGAGATACAAGGGAAGGCGTGATGTGGCACGGAAGGAAAGCAAAGCAGGTCAACACGTTTTTCAATAGGTTGCTGTTGAGCCATATTCAGCTCAGTAACATGAATGCCCTTGATGTACTGCTAAAGTGAAGCAATGTGTAATCCTCTTAGTCCACTACTATGGTATAGGTCCCATCAATCGTCCCACAGGCAACAGCATCATAATCTTAACACTCACTGATTCACTGTTCAAATGCTGTGCAGTGGGAAGCACTTAAAGCCACTAAAAACTGTGAAGCGAGGTCATCTTCCAAACTGGGAACTGCTCATGCTCCTGTTGATTGTAGGCAACACCCCTACTGCTTCCATCTATATCAAACATTTTTACACAGGAAATACAGCAACAGCTCAACAGCATGTTCAACAATTAAGAGGCTTGATTTCTGTCTTTAACTGCCATGAGAGCAGCTGCTCTGAGCAGCCGCTTGACAAACTTGGTGGAGATTGAGGGCATTTTGAATCTGTTGATCTGATATAGCACCCagacaatggaaaaaaaaacccacaaggCTGAAACGAATGCCTTACTGCAGTTGGGACAGGATTGGAAATGACAACAGAGGAATTCTCAGCTCACACAACATAATCATGTCACTGAAAGGATGGCGCAGTGCTGTGAATGGGCAGTCCCTTTGTTGTCCTCTGTGCAGCCAGTGCAGCTCTGAAACTAATGCAGCCTGACAATCTGTGCTACACCAAGGCATGGGCTCCTAATTATCAGGCAACACACAAATGTGAGCACAGATATCAAAAGGGTTTGGAGTTGCAACATGAATATATTAGCACTGGAAATAAAGGTGCACTGAGCCGCCTATACAGCAGTCATTCAGTGTGCAATAAAAAcgaaaaagcatttaaaaaggaACTTTGAAAATGAGGAGATGCAAAAAGAAATGTCGCTTTTCCCCCCACAAAGCATGCCTACAGACTCGAGCATCATGCTGCCTCACTCCTTGCAGGCAGCAGTGCAGGAAAGAGTCAAAAGACATGCTGCTGATTCCATGATCCGTAGAACAAGCTGGACTGACATTCAAAGGAGcactttgtctgtctgtctgcactgTCCGAGTACACAGAGACCCTCAATAGTCCCAGTCATACAGTTAGTTTCATAAGCCTTTGGATGATGACTTTTTGGGGGGAATCTATGCCTCTGTACAGCCCACAGTGGatttgagattttaaaaaaaatcaagaggtGATTGGAGATGGGGTTTTACCTGTAATTCAAGTGCTTTAACTAAAGTACTGgattaactgtttaggaattacaatTGTCAAATTAAGCAGGAACTTGCATTTGGTATCACTGGAACTCTCAATATGAGGTCCAAAGAGATGTGGATGCAAATGCATGCAAATACAAATTGTAAACAACAAGATGAAAACTGGTTATACTCAAGAAGAAGAAGGCCAGATTGGAGTTAGCAAGAAAACACCTAAAAGAGAGAGAATTTGTTTTCAGATGGAACCAAGATTAACTTCTACCATAATAATGGGAGCAGAATAGTTTGGAAAAAACTGAGAGACAGCCCATAATCTGAAGCATACCATCTGTCATGGTGGAGATAATGTTATGgtatgggcatgtatggctgccagtgtaACCAAGTCACTAATGTTTATTGATGACGTGACTGCTGATAAGAGGCAGTAGGATGAATTATGAAGTGTGCAGGGCTGTGCTCTCTGCTCAAATTCAGCctaatgctgcaaaactgatctGACAGCTCTTCACAGTTCAGATGGATAAatacccaaagcatactgcaaaagcaacccagAGTTTCCCAGAGCAGAGAAATGAGATATTCTTCAATGACCAAGTCACCTCATCTCAACCGAACAGAATGTTTTTCAATTACTGAAGACCAAACTTCAGGCAGAGAGACAAGCTTAtcaagggaggaaacacaaCATGTGGTGACGTGCATGGGTTCTAGACATCAGCCAGTCATTTactgaaaaagatttttatccAAGTATAAATAACAATCTTTATAGTTAAAAATTTTAGTTTGTTCTGTTCATTTTGAACTTCTAAATATTGGGGACTGTGTATCAAACGTCAGTTAAGGCAATACTTTTGAATTATAGCTGACAgtttacacttaaaaaaatctttattgttTGAGTTCAAGTGTTGTGGTATACGGAGGCAAAATCCCAACCCCCCAAAAGTGCAGTTCTTCAAAAACTTATGGACATATGTGTATTTCAGCTTCTCCTTTAGGCATCTCTGACTTCACAGCTCTGTTACGAATCCATTACTCCACCCATGACCCTCTGAGCAATGGTGTTACTTTTCAGGTGTTCTCTTTCACCATATGACCTTGTGGAAACGGCTCTATTACAGTGCTCTTCTTTCAAACCTATCTGTGCATTTAGGGCTTGAACTTCCTACAAGTTGTCCTTTCTTTACCGGAAAGacaaaaactgcacaaaaaaacatctAAGCATGGATTATATCCAAAGACATGTGCATGTGTCAACattacaaaacatttaaataagcCAAAAGTACATGGAAGTGCATATTATTCACTTGTTTTTATTCCTCTGGTTCCCTTTATTGGGTTTTGTAAGTGTGTTAGCAGAGGACAAGTGGTTTACATCCTGGTAAATTTCTTTAACTAACTGGTGGCATTTTATGAAGAAAGTTAAGTATTTGCCTTTTGTGATTGATGTGGATGATTGAAATTATAACTCTATGGTTCACTATGATTTCCTGGTAGCTGGTATAATAATAGATTTCTAAATTGAGTCTTTTGTATGTCAGCGTTTAAATGAAAGCCCAGTTAAAGTTTTAATGGTCTCTGGCTCTAAAAGCTCTGGCTATTACATTTAAGTTCATAATGTATGTTTTACAATATCCTTAGCTGTACAAGCAAATGAATACCAATCACTAAGTACCACATTTTAATGATGctaaagaaagagggaaaaaaaaggggagCACAAAAACAGCCTATACTGAGAGCTGAGGTCGATAGGAGAGCAGCTGGGCAGATGGATTCAAGTGCTCTGCTGCATTGATCCGAAATGATGAGGACATACAATTACTGTAAGAAATGTTTGGTGAACCCaccactctttaaaaaaaatcacttaagGCCACCAGGACAATTGTTATTGTTCCAGCAGCCTCTGtcaaaaataaatccatttagAGGCAGTTTAAATAAAATCTATCCCCATTTAGACTGTAGCTGTTGTACAGTGCTTGTCTTCCAGTGTATTGATtctatctttcctgcttggatGAAGCTTTATGGATGAATAGAGAGAATGTGGGAGGATCCAGACCGAGCGTCTGCACACCGCTCTCTTCGGGTCAATTTAGCATGACTTTGAAACAGCAATTCGCTTTTAAAAGTGTGGATGCAGGTAGGAATGCAAGCTGACAAAGGCTACTATAATTTACACgcccacacacaaaaaaaacctatGGTCAATGCTCGTTGTGAGTGCCTTTGTTGATAGTAATTCTAATCCCGAGAGCACTTTCGCACTATGCCCAGGGATTACTCAGGACTCTCTGCTTAGCGCTAGAGAGCTGGTGAGATCAGATACATGGCATCATGTTTCACATGTTGGCTTTGAATTGCCTTCCGGGTGAACACATGGGATCTAAAGGCATTAGAAATGATGACTTATTGATATAATGAGCGCACTAATGCTTTTATACGGTCCCTCTTCAAAAGAGCTTCTTGAGTTTGGTCTACCACACCTTTATTTGTCCTTATATGCCTCAGCATTAGGTAACAGGTCCAGGAGACTGTAAATCCAGATTACACATTATTAAAACTAGTGCCAACTCAGAAGGACTGCAACCCAGGTTAATTCTTTAAAGCTACAATTTACAGATGTCTCCTAAATGTGTCACACACAGACAAGCTAAAAATTATGGTCGTGAAAAGAGGACTGGCATAAGGATGCATTAATTGAATATAAACATTGCCGTGGAGAACGTGGCGATTGTGGATGCCACTCCTCCTACACACAGAATGGAGTAGTCAGCAGTCAATATATGGGAAGCATAGGTAACAGACAGCAACTTGCAGCCAGAATATAATATGGGCAATTATGCACAGAACCTCAGGTTCATCAACGCATTTGCTCAGGTCTTCAGCATTGCATCCACCAAGTTTGACTGAGTTATTGAGATTGCTGAAGAAAAGGTGGACAGATAAACTATTATTAAGATAGGTAAGGCTCATGCAACAGCAGAAACACTCACAGCTGACCATAAGATACCAAGTTAAAGTTAACCTTAAAGAAAAGTGTCGTCTatcatatttttactttttcccaTCACGCCAGCCTTTTGAAACACCAGCCTTGTCATCACAGCTTCACCTCTCTAACCATTAAGCCCCCTTCTTTCTTATTTTATCTTGCATCTTTATCATCTGCTCTGAAAAGACCTTGTACTGCTtaccccctccccccctccccttgGGAACAGCTCTCACGGCTAAAAGCACTGTGCTGGCTTATGCAGTCCACTAAGTGCTTTTTCTATCTCAAAGATATGGAAAAGGCCCAGCCAGACATATGCTGTCTCATCCTTGTCACTGATCTGTGCTAAAAGGAGAAAAACCTGAGTCTAATCCACCCATCAGCCACTGGATTGGAGTAGAAAGTTTCTTATGACCGATGTGCTTTTTCAGGTTGTGATAAAATGATGCACCAGGAGGAGTTATGAAAAAGTAAAGGCAGTGTCACTGTTTGTGTATCTTATgtgctcagtttttttcttcactgGCAGAAATCAGGCCCAAGCTATCAGAAACACCATCTGCTACAGAACAAACCAAACCCAACTGTTGTGTTCTCGCAGCACATCAGAACTGGTCAGAGCTCCTTCCGCTCCTTCCTTTTCTCGTGACTCTTGAAACTTTTATAGGATGGGAAACTTTTAGATCAAAGAGGTTATCCGATCCGAGGATAAGGTTCTGCCCTGTGGTGATTTAATACAGCTGAAATCAGCATTATCGGGGTCTGTGGGTACATCAGAGCTGTGAACATGATTTAGAACAGGCATGGATTGATTATCTGCAGAAAGATACAGTTTCCCATCTTATTATGTTCAAAGCCCAAAAAATTCCAACCTCAAAACTATTTTTTCAGCAATgcagagaagagaaaaagaaaagcatgagTGGACTATTAGGAGTGAATGTCTTTGACAAAGATCAGACTGGACGATAACATGACTACATAAGAGTGAAACGTCCTCTCTGCCCTGCTAGATGTGATGAGATCTGCACTGTTCCCACCAAGAACATAAGTGACAAAGTGGATTACTTCACTGGTATGGATATGGCTCAATGGGAGTCCAAGGAACAGCACAAAGCtattcttttcctcttttaggAACCaaaacaaagtgtgtgtgtgtttgtctgcatgCACCTACCCATATTTGAGCCTGTCTGGCACAGAATGCCAAAAAGTAGAGCAAGTGCTCTGTTTACTTCTTCAAGAACACGAGGACAAACGCTGACAAGCCAGTTTAAAATGTCACACCGACTTGCTTTAAACGCTTCAGCAgcgtttctgtgtgttttatgtcaATTTTCCAAGCGGTTTTCCTACTGCACAATTCAGATTTGGATACTGTCATGGACAACTCCGTGCATCAAAGGATTAAAGTCCAATTTAAGCATTCGGCTATGCTGTTGTCCTTAAAGGATTTACAAGTGGctacatgttttcttttctgttttggagcagctgctgcagaagcagcagcaagtgaaatgTGAAAAACCTGAGCAGCAAGGAAGAAAAACTGggcagctcttttttttcttctttttttaaagcacaagCTCATGAATTTTTCAGTGGATTGGTGAATAAAAGTGCAGGGCTCTAGTTTTGCTCGCCAAGCGAACAGTGAACCCTGTTAAGGATTAAAAATAGCAGCATGAGCTGAGCAGTGCTGAGGAGAATGACGACGGATCCAGAACCAAGGTCTGCTTTATCTTATCACAAAGTCCAGCATCCAGCAATGTGATGACATCACTGACACTATCCACGGAGGTGCACACAAAAACTGGGATACATCATGtaacctctctctctgtttttttttgtttgtttgtttttgttctgttttttttaaaaatatgcataaATATAAAAGACAGACAACAACTCCCCTAAAGTTCCCAAAACCTTTCCAAACTCATCTAGTTCGTGagttattcttcttcttcttcttcttcttctt
This is a stretch of genomic DNA from Pelmatolapia mariae isolate MD_Pm_ZW linkage group LG16_19, Pm_UMD_F_2, whole genome shotgun sequence. It encodes these proteins:
- the rtn1a gene encoding reticulon-1a isoform X1, with the translated sequence MSAQPGEELGSEGKWFGDDYERNGLFGNTQSRFGELREELKPRGGDGLGDLDQQFHPFQDDGKRPPVAMETASTDDPMSGLFRKPMNDDGDVYTSLLSNQSFTTGQEASYLSDDLKPSSHASGSSSLDHFSSDTYSFSSKMTSSQASDAAKSLLGSDKTESYNYMDISHGDERHDQQQGALHSLLDKGSAGHDLLGSYIDKNPGRDEDEENLGPALGSHSFPYVEEPSDEELGDYRSYRNLGDTPQTASPVKITLTESQPTTTKAEPPPHPPSVNASERESVLSVGIQGVPTVTLSEPEDDSPASTPSASPTKKDFPSHDIFKSDAVSKSSPGTKGSGRDHDGSSAESGDSEIELVSEEPPKASSNPFAQPPKSKGTFSQPNNPFDSPPVAKGGLGLAGSHAPPTAYSILREEREAELDSDLFIESASEESPKREQGFSGPKLGVSPPSPLVPSTVPPRSTTEGAPVEPLVSEKIKSPVKTEEDRPSKPKPPTAAVPPEVRSEKPHQEDMHKITSEGKGDLGKPIASTFLEGFDKQKAIDLLYWRNVKQSGAVFSSVLLLLFSLTQFSVVSVGAYLALAALSATISFRIYKSVLQAVQKTDEGHPFKAYLEMEIALSQDQISKYADKILLYTNTCMKELRRLFLVQDLVDSLKFAVLMWLLTYVGALFNGLTLLILAVVSMFTLPVVYEKHQAQIDQYVGLIRTQVNSVVGKIQAKIPGAKRKEE